A single genomic interval of uncultured Pseudodesulfovibrio sp. harbors:
- a CDS encoding RlmE family RNA methyltransferase — protein MKQYQDKYFKRAKKENYAARSVYKLKEMDKRFKLFKKGQTVLDLGAAPGSWTQFAGERVGKQGHVLGVDIQETKHSFPDNITFLQADVFSDSPELLEAIDPLKPFDLIISDMAPKTTGIKFADQANSLELCERAFEVAKKYLKKGGHFAVKIFDGPETKDYRDMIRPYFGKIKNFKPYSSRSESKEFFIVALGFKGIDE, from the coding sequence ATGAAACAATATCAGGATAAGTACTTCAAAAGAGCCAAAAAGGAAAATTACGCCGCGCGGTCCGTCTACAAGCTCAAGGAGATGGATAAGCGGTTCAAACTTTTCAAGAAAGGCCAGACCGTGCTCGATCTCGGAGCGGCCCCCGGATCATGGACCCAGTTCGCCGGGGAACGCGTGGGTAAACAGGGGCACGTCCTCGGAGTCGATATTCAGGAGACCAAGCATTCGTTTCCTGACAACATCACATTTTTGCAGGCGGACGTCTTCTCTGATTCGCCGGAATTGCTTGAAGCTATTGATCCGCTCAAGCCGTTTGATCTCATTATCAGCGACATGGCCCCCAAGACCACGGGTATCAAGTTCGCCGATCAGGCCAACAGCCTGGAGTTGTGTGAGCGAGCTTTTGAGGTTGCGAAAAAGTACCTCAAGAAGGGCGGGCACTTCGCGGTCAAGATTTTTGATGGTCCGGAAACGAAAGACTACCGGGACATGATTCGGCCGTATTTTGGCAAGATCAAAAACTTCAAGCCGTACAGTTCCCGCTCCGAAAGCAAGGAGTTCTTTATCGTGGCACTTGGCTTTAAGGGAATAGATGAGTAA
- a CDS encoding HD domain-containing phosphohydrolase — translation MLKKISVKRLTLGMYVSLREIPWFNHPFLLSHFELKKQSEINDIVAIGCDTVLYDPKKSKTKPLADELDVAINRFDKKFISKTSLKSKKASELRKRRKRFQEVERDFSVASEKADWLFEEVKGKGIDSHENLKEFALNMSKRFSKNVDLAVQHINVSASDAGQHYHSLNVMILALMLGQQLGLEDDEMEKLSLGGLLHDIGFLRLSKEIVCKKKMSKAEMALFREHPKYGVSMLSALPDFCPEVMKIVYQHHEECNGRGYPKRLEADQISSLAKIVAVVDTYDRLINTRDASLGLSPHKAMAFMFGKKGDSFDQECLGTFIKMLGVYPPGTVCRFSSGDVGVVVGVSPSDPLHPEVIIYDPAIPKYDAIIYKLGTDLDLDIATSLSLKEIDMEALYYLDSRSKIQYFPLGQ, via the coding sequence GTGCTCAAAAAGATATCAGTAAAGCGGTTGACCCTCGGCATGTATGTCAGTCTTCGCGAGATACCATGGTTCAATCATCCATTCCTGCTTTCTCATTTCGAGTTGAAAAAGCAATCGGAGATCAATGATATCGTAGCCATAGGCTGCGATACGGTGCTGTATGATCCGAAGAAGAGTAAAACAAAACCATTAGCTGATGAACTTGACGTTGCTATTAATCGTTTTGACAAAAAATTCATTTCCAAGACATCGTTGAAGAGCAAGAAAGCCTCGGAGTTGCGTAAGCGGAGAAAGCGTTTTCAGGAGGTTGAAAGAGACTTTTCCGTGGCATCCGAAAAAGCAGACTGGCTGTTTGAGGAAGTGAAAGGGAAGGGGATTGACTCGCACGAGAACTTGAAAGAGTTCGCTTTGAATATGAGTAAAAGATTCTCGAAGAATGTTGATCTGGCGGTTCAGCATATCAATGTCTCCGCAAGTGATGCCGGTCAACATTATCATAGCCTTAATGTCATGATCCTTGCCCTGATGCTCGGCCAGCAGCTCGGCCTTGAAGACGATGAAATGGAAAAGCTCAGTCTGGGTGGACTGTTGCATGATATTGGGTTTCTACGGCTTTCTAAGGAAATTGTCTGTAAGAAAAAGATGTCAAAAGCGGAGATGGCGCTATTTCGCGAGCATCCCAAGTATGGTGTGTCCATGCTTTCCGCGTTGCCGGATTTCTGTCCCGAGGTGATGAAGATCGTGTATCAGCATCATGAAGAGTGTAATGGAAGAGGATATCCTAAAAGACTTGAGGCTGATCAGATTTCGTCACTTGCCAAGATTGTTGCAGTCGTCGACACCTATGATCGGCTGATCAACACCAGGGATGCAAGTCTGGGTCTTTCTCCTCACAAGGCAATGGCTTTCATGTTCGGAAAGAAAGGTGATTCTTTTGATCAGGAATGCCTTGGCACATTCATCAAAATGCTCGGGGTCTATCCGCCCGGAACTGTGTGCCGGTTCAGCTCCGGTGACGTGGGTGTCGTTGTGGGAGTTTCTCCTTCCGATCCGTTGCATCCGGAAGTCATTATCTATGACCCGGCCATTCCGAAATATGATGCCATTATTTATAAGCTGGGTACGGATTTGGATCTGGATATCGCCACTTCGCTGAGCTTGAAGGAAATAGATATGGAAGCCTTGTACTATCTGGATTCAAGGTCCAAGATACAGTATTTCCCATTAGGGCAATAA
- a CDS encoding transporter substrate-binding domain-containing protein, producing the protein MPIALEYVELVRVGCVFSCLQTGLETGCMLIKQILNFSVTVVLVLFFMICPAWSAGHDLAYIRESGVLRHLGVPYAHFIIDSETGLDVEIMRGFAAYLGVEYRFVKSDWNYLLADLTGRRVKPIGSSVRELGAARIRGDIIASGLTVLKWRQKIVNYSVPTFPTQVWGIARADFPADSVWSGSDDDDIQAVKSLLKGRRVMGKDGTCLDPALYGLDEIRAKVFNFPGSLNDIAPAVIRGDADIALLDVPDTLVALEKWPDKFKVLGPLSHKQVMGAAFRKDSPELLKAFNRYFKMLQQSGQYRRLVEKYYPPVFGYFHNFFEQQR; encoded by the coding sequence TTGCCGATAGCTCTGGAATATGTTGAGTTGGTGCGTGTTGGATGTGTTTTTTCCTGCTTGCAAACCGGCTTGGAGACGGGGTGTATGCTTATTAAGCAAATACTGAATTTTTCCGTTACAGTTGTACTGGTTTTGTTTTTCATGATTTGTCCTGCATGGTCTGCTGGACATGATCTTGCCTATATTCGTGAGAGCGGAGTCCTCAGACATCTCGGAGTCCCGTACGCACATTTTATCATTGATAGTGAGACGGGGCTGGATGTGGAAATTATGCGGGGATTCGCCGCATATCTTGGTGTGGAATACCGGTTTGTGAAGTCTGATTGGAACTATCTGCTTGCAGATTTGACCGGGCGTCGAGTCAAACCCATCGGGAGTTCCGTCAGAGAGCTTGGGGCGGCGAGAATTCGGGGTGATATTATCGCCAGCGGTTTGACCGTGCTCAAGTGGCGGCAGAAGATTGTCAATTATTCCGTTCCCACGTTTCCCACACAGGTATGGGGTATTGCCCGTGCTGATTTTCCGGCAGATTCTGTTTGGTCCGGTTCTGATGACGATGATATTCAGGCCGTCAAGTCCCTTTTGAAGGGGCGAAGGGTTATGGGGAAGGATGGCACCTGTCTTGATCCTGCACTCTATGGCCTTGACGAGATTCGTGCCAAAGTTTTCAATTTTCCGGGAAGCCTTAACGACATTGCTCCTGCCGTTATCAGGGGGGATGCGGATATAGCGCTCCTTGATGTTCCTGACACGCTTGTGGCCTTGGAGAAGTGGCCGGACAAGTTCAAGGTGCTTGGCCCTCTTTCGCATAAACAGGTCATGGGGGCCGCATTCCGCAAAGACTCACCTGAGTTACTCAAGGCTTTCAATCGTTATTTCAAAATGTTGCAACAGAGCGGACAATATCGTCGGCTTGTAGAAAAGTATTATCCTCCGGTTTTCGGTTATTTCCATAATTTCTTTGAGCAGCAGCGGTAA
- a CDS encoding HD domain-containing phosphohydrolase, which yields MMKMLLVDESKKVFPTIQSLFEKEFDISRLEPELLKEKMSAKDEAPDFILFVSMGNIPDTYLKMKEMRQCWPKTVTILILPTICSQKELGNTVIPVHRIIFKPCSKQLVMMAVEDFSALLSDSLEPRQDEMILCCLLEFIGANMPLLYVSYNRVMPLIMNLCKKVGYDWRPVKKVFALYLLMLSRLDEEMLNGMMSGEKRSPSLLKKIYEHIAKMVDLLRMDEATQDIADDLKYVLKKFDGSGFPSDDVKGMDIPASSRIIRLLFDYHHLLQQGKSTGEALFVLDQRSKWYDDVLLHAFIDILGDAGKNRIRTVYPLGLTTGMEIAEDVYGVIDSKKRKILSCGEILTEETIDYLQRHSEDILDITEPIKISDALL from the coding sequence ATGATGAAAATGCTGCTCGTCGATGAGAGTAAAAAGGTTTTCCCAACCATTCAGAGTCTTTTCGAAAAAGAATTTGATATTTCGCGTCTTGAACCGGAATTGTTGAAAGAGAAAATGTCCGCAAAGGATGAAGCCCCTGATTTTATCTTGTTTGTCAGCATGGGAAATATCCCGGATACCTATCTGAAAATGAAGGAGATGCGGCAATGCTGGCCTAAAACCGTAACGATTCTGATTCTGCCGACAATATGCAGTCAAAAAGAACTTGGGAACACGGTTATTCCGGTACATAGAATCATTTTCAAGCCATGCTCGAAGCAGTTGGTCATGATGGCTGTGGAGGATTTCAGCGCATTGTTGAGTGACAGCCTTGAGCCGAGACAGGATGAGATGATCTTATGCTGTCTGCTTGAGTTTATCGGTGCCAATATGCCTCTTCTGTATGTTTCCTATAATCGAGTCATGCCGTTGATCATGAACCTGTGCAAAAAAGTCGGGTACGACTGGCGACCGGTTAAAAAGGTCTTTGCTCTTTATCTGCTTATGCTTTCCCGTCTGGATGAAGAGATGCTGAACGGAATGATGAGTGGAGAGAAAAGAAGCCCTTCTTTGTTGAAAAAGATATATGAGCATATCGCCAAGATGGTGGATTTGTTGAGAATGGATGAAGCCACGCAGGATATCGCTGATGATTTGAAATACGTGCTCAAAAAATTCGATGGAAGCGGGTTCCCTTCTGACGACGTCAAGGGAATGGATATACCCGCAAGTTCCCGGATAATCAGGCTGCTGTTCGATTACCACCACCTTCTTCAGCAGGGCAAGAGCACTGGAGAAGCCTTGTTTGTGTTGGATCAAAGATCGAAATGGTATGATGACGTCCTGCTTCATGCTTTTATCGACATATTGGGAGATGCCGGCAAGAACCGTATTCGAACTGTATATCCTCTCGGGCTTACTACGGGGATGGAAATTGCTGAAGATGTTTATGGTGTCATAGATTCGAAGAAACGGAAAATATTGTCCTGTGGAGAAATACTTACTGAGGAGACAATCGACTATTTGCAAAGGCATAGTGAAGATATCCTCGACATAACCGAACCGATCAAGATCAGTGATGCTCTTTTGTAA
- a CDS encoding RNHCP domain-containing protein produces MSRQRKTIHIDTNPFICEHCGLTVPSPLSGTKNRNHCCHCLHSKHVDMKIGDRRSGCRGTMEPIGLWIKDNKECAVIHRCQKCGFIRTNRIAGDDNEVVLFTLAARLITQLPFPAKAALEKIERQQMGGEHV; encoded by the coding sequence ATGTCCAGACAGCGGAAAACCATACACATCGATACGAACCCATTCATATGTGAGCATTGCGGCCTTACAGTCCCATCGCCATTGAGCGGAACCAAAAACCGAAATCATTGCTGCCACTGCCTGCACAGCAAGCACGTGGACATGAAAATAGGTGATCGCCGTTCCGGCTGCCGAGGCACCATGGAGCCTATCGGCCTGTGGATTAAGGACAACAAGGAGTGCGCCGTTATTCATCGGTGCCAAAAGTGCGGCTTCATCCGCACCAACCGCATTGCCGGTGACGACAATGAGGTCGTGCTGTTTACGCTGGCAGCACGCCTGATTACGCAATTGCCATTCCCGGCTAAAGCAGCTTTGGAGAAAATTGAACGTCAGCAAATGGGGGGCGAACATGTTTAA
- a CDS encoding DUF3880 domain-containing protein, with amino-acid sequence MKKSMPAAPDQFEWYVNPDLGQAPLVFIGLGPEPEKIPEWFDLPSTGTFYYVENPAFIDQAGDDWEQRVPANFTRLTPDQFSGDIARLSHVARYLPAQRAFPSFFAPLTARLILPADLPSCKSKTVWLPHTEDDLLGKELAFAFRKKGFTVSFIDHEALGKHPGAALPELLAKGVPDLFFSVNFKGFDHFGLGFHILREAGVDVAVWLVDNPFNVLPGVKSVFWKDAKLFVTDHTFIGPLTETGAKWVKHLPLAASPKHFSEAGKLPPHGHDLEDKLVFVGRSEFPAREKFFARATVPASLREEVSETTGATRFDYHWWRAQQPEVPLWPGNDVRNIGAGAELAGRNWKFTCLESASPVTVFGDDGWKEIENADVRPQVDYYAHLPAIYRAAAATLNVTGMQLPAGLTQRHFDVWCSGGFLLTDANPGLAIFPDELVREISFDTPDEIPALFERFRNDSPEKNKLRDAWQELILREHTYENRIATVLESLGL; translated from the coding sequence ATGAAAAAATCCATGCCTGCGGCCCCGGACCAGTTTGAATGGTACGTCAACCCCGATCTGGGGCAGGCCCCGCTTGTCTTCATAGGCCTCGGACCGGAACCGGAAAAGATTCCGGAATGGTTTGATCTTCCGTCGACAGGAACCTTTTATTACGTCGAAAATCCGGCATTCATTGATCAGGCCGGTGACGACTGGGAACAGCGCGTTCCTGCCAATTTCACACGCCTGACTCCTGATCAGTTTTCAGGTGACATCGCCCGCCTTTCGCATGTTGCCCGATATCTTCCGGCACAGCGAGCGTTTCCTTCGTTTTTCGCCCCGCTGACCGCACGTCTCATCCTCCCCGCAGACCTGCCTTCCTGCAAAAGCAAAACCGTCTGGCTGCCGCACACGGAAGACGACCTGCTCGGCAAGGAACTCGCTTTCGCGTTCAGGAAAAAAGGCTTCACAGTCAGCTTTATCGATCATGAAGCCTTGGGAAAACATCCGGGCGCAGCTCTGCCGGAACTTCTGGCCAAAGGTGTTCCCGATCTTTTCTTCAGCGTGAACTTCAAAGGATTCGACCACTTCGGACTCGGCTTTCACATCCTGCGCGAAGCAGGTGTCGATGTGGCCGTCTGGCTCGTGGACAACCCTTTCAACGTACTTCCCGGCGTAAAATCCGTTTTCTGGAAAGACGCGAAACTGTTTGTCACAGACCACACATTCATCGGGCCGCTGACTGAAACCGGTGCCAAATGGGTCAAGCACCTCCCACTGGCGGCAAGCCCGAAACATTTTTCCGAAGCAGGCAAACTTCCGCCCCACGGACACGACCTTGAAGACAAACTCGTCTTTGTCGGACGGTCGGAATTCCCGGCCAGGGAAAAATTCTTTGCACGGGCAACCGTTCCCGCATCTCTTCGGGAAGAGGTATCCGAGACAACCGGAGCAACACGTTTCGACTACCACTGGTGGCGCGCGCAACAGCCGGAAGTCCCACTTTGGCCGGGAAACGATGTCCGCAACATTGGTGCAGGGGCGGAACTCGCAGGCCGCAACTGGAAATTCACATGTCTTGAATCCGCATCCCCGGTCACCGTATTCGGTGATGACGGCTGGAAGGAAATCGAAAACGCAGACGTTCGGCCACAGGTGGACTATTACGCCCACCTGCCCGCCATTTATCGCGCAGCGGCAGCAACCCTGAATGTTACCGGAATGCAGCTTCCGGCAGGCCTCACCCAGCGCCACTTCGACGTCTGGTGTTCAGGCGGCTTCCTGCTAACGGACGCAAACCCCGGCCTCGCAATTTTCCCGGACGAACTGGTCAGGGAAATCAGCTTTGACACACCGGACGAAATCCCGGCTCTTTTCGAGCGATTCCGCAACGATTCACCGGAAAAAAACAAACTCCGCGACGCATGGCAGGAATTGATTTTACGAGAACATACCTATGAAAACCGCATAGCCACGGTTCTCGAGTCACTCGGGCTGTAA
- a CDS encoding YebC/PmpR family DNA-binding transcriptional regulator codes for MAGHSKWANIQHRKGRQDAKKAKFFTKAAKDIILAAKAGGGNPEDNSTLRLAIQKAKAVNLPKDKIENAIKKGTGELAGGDIFEIVYEGYGPGGVAMMVDVASDNKNRIVAEIRHAFTKNNGNMAETGAVSYMFNKKGVIVFDSEKYTEDQLMEVGLEAGAEDIVEDGEIFTVYTEPSDFMAVQQAFTDAEMEFQSAEINQVPENLVAVDVETGKKVMRLYDALEDNDDVQNVYMNADLPDDMFDEE; via the coding sequence ATGGCCGGACATAGTAAATGGGCAAACATTCAGCATCGCAAAGGGCGTCAGGACGCCAAAAAAGCAAAATTTTTCACCAAGGCAGCCAAGGATATCATTCTGGCCGCCAAGGCCGGTGGCGGCAACCCGGAGGATAACTCCACATTGCGTCTCGCCATTCAGAAGGCCAAAGCCGTAAACCTGCCCAAGGATAAGATTGAGAACGCCATCAAGAAAGGCACTGGCGAACTGGCCGGTGGTGACATTTTTGAAATCGTGTACGAAGGCTACGGTCCCGGCGGCGTGGCCATGATGGTCGATGTCGCGTCCGACAACAAGAATCGCATTGTGGCTGAAATTCGCCATGCTTTCACCAAGAATAACGGCAACATGGCTGAAACCGGCGCGGTTTCCTACATGTTCAACAAGAAAGGCGTTATCGTCTTTGATAGCGAAAAATATACCGAAGACCAGTTGATGGAAGTCGGTTTGGAAGCCGGTGCCGAAGACATCGTCGAAGATGGCGAGATTTTTACCGTGTACACCGAGCCGTCCGATTTCATGGCCGTTCAGCAGGCATTCACCGACGCTGAAATGGAATTCCAGTCTGCCGAAATCAATCAGGTTCCTGAGAATCTTGTTGCCGTGGATGTTGAGACGGGCAAGAAAGTCATGCGCCTCTATGATGCGCTGGAAGACAACGACGACGTGCAGAATGTCTACATGAACGCCGATTTACCGGACGACATGTTCGACGAAGAATAG
- a CDS encoding histidine kinase dimerization/phospho-acceptor domain-containing protein, translating into MSQITDSREGLQFFGRVSASVSHEIKNVFAVINEAAGLIQDFTLMAERGMPLEPERLKKAADSIQGQVQRGDAIVKNMNAMAHSTDDDLHEINIVETLELTMALATRMADMKQVRLTVGDCEPCSMTTDKFDLMRLLHSSLAAVIETMESGENLIVGVTPTQNGAKFVFSISGKGAPEISGIEELARKMNAAVAKNDSNGTVELLFV; encoded by the coding sequence ATGAGTCAGATCACCGACTCCCGTGAAGGGTTGCAGTTTTTCGGCCGCGTCAGTGCGTCCGTCTCGCATGAAATAAAGAATGTTTTCGCCGTCATCAACGAGGCGGCTGGATTGATACAGGATTTTACGCTCATGGCTGAGCGAGGCATGCCTTTGGAACCCGAAAGGCTCAAGAAGGCTGCCGATTCGATACAAGGGCAGGTTCAGCGCGGTGATGCTATTGTCAAGAACATGAATGCGATGGCACATTCTACGGATGACGATTTGCACGAGATCAATATCGTGGAAACGCTTGAACTGACCATGGCTCTTGCCACTCGAATGGCGGATATGAAACAGGTTAGGCTGACTGTCGGCGACTGCGAGCCTTGCTCGATGACGACCGACAAATTCGACCTGATGCGGCTGCTTCACTCCTCACTCGCAGCCGTTATTGAAACCATGGAGTCGGGTGAAAACCTGATTGTCGGAGTCACACCGACACAGAATGGGGCGAAGTTCGTCTTTTCCATTTCCGGGAAAGGAGCCCCAGAGATCAGTGGTATTGAAGAGCTTGCGCGTAAAATGAACGCCGCTGTGGCGAAAAATGACAGCAATGGAACTGTGGAACTGCTTTTTGTGTAG
- a CDS encoding response regulator: protein MSEKVLLIDDEKEFLETLSERMRMRGMDVNTAQSSEDAVSAVDSGDYDAIVLDLKMPGMNGIDMLKVIKAKHPDMQVILLTGEATLDAGIQAMKLGAMDFMEKPADIDVLTQKIKKAQAKKMLVVEKRTEEKVRDIMTSRGW from the coding sequence ATGTCAGAAAAAGTACTGCTCATCGACGATGAAAAGGAATTCCTTGAAACCTTGTCCGAGAGAATGCGTATGCGGGGCATGGATGTGAACACGGCTCAGTCTTCCGAAGATGCGGTTTCCGCCGTGGACTCCGGTGACTATGACGCCATCGTTCTGGATCTCAAGATGCCCGGTATGAATGGTATCGACATGCTCAAAGTCATCAAGGCTAAGCACCCCGATATGCAGGTTATCCTGCTTACCGGTGAGGCTACTCTTGACGCAGGTATTCAGGCCATGAAGCTCGGCGCAATGGATTTCATGGAAAAGCCTGCCGATATTGACGTGCTGACCCAGAAGATCAAGAAGGCGCAGGCAAAGAAAATGTTGGTTGTCGAGAAGCGCACTGAAGAAAAGGTTCGTGATATCATGACCAGCCGAGGCTGGTAG
- the rsgA gene encoding ribosome small subunit-dependent GTPase A: MFNMKKLGWNTFFEEQFQPYKEQGLSVGRVLREVRHQYRIYTPQGVVDGDVSGHFQYTAVNRADYPTVGDWVVIRQCGDYAQIEKVLPRVSAFSRNKAGTEVQEQVVAANIDYLCIVCGLDGGRNFNLRGIERYIAMTMEGGAKPVIVLNKSDLCADGELALLQARSVADALPIHLVSALTHEGLEDFSTSFENGSTVAFAGHSGVGKSSLINTLLGRAELKTGSLRESDLRGRHTTSHKELFFLESGAMVIDTPGMRELQLWGSPQNLDDTYGEIHEAAQRCRFNDCSHQNEPGCAVRELLIEGSLEMERYENYLDMRSELLFLESKVNEKKNHDRKAKEKALSRLIRQSQKYGKRH, translated from the coding sequence ATGTTTAATATGAAAAAACTCGGTTGGAATACGTTCTTCGAGGAGCAATTCCAGCCATACAAGGAACAAGGATTAAGTGTTGGCCGTGTTTTAAGGGAAGTACGCCATCAATACAGGATATACACACCGCAAGGCGTCGTGGACGGAGACGTCTCGGGGCATTTTCAATACACCGCGGTCAACCGGGCTGATTACCCCACGGTGGGCGATTGGGTCGTTATACGACAGTGCGGCGATTACGCCCAGATAGAGAAGGTCCTGCCACGCGTCAGTGCGTTTTCCCGCAACAAAGCCGGAACGGAAGTGCAGGAGCAGGTGGTTGCTGCGAATATTGACTACCTCTGTATAGTCTGCGGCCTGGACGGAGGGAGAAACTTCAACCTCCGAGGTATCGAACGGTACATTGCCATGACAATGGAAGGTGGGGCCAAGCCGGTCATCGTCCTCAACAAGTCAGACCTCTGCGCCGACGGGGAACTCGCCCTGCTCCAAGCCCGGAGTGTCGCGGACGCTTTGCCCATCCATTTGGTGAGCGCGTTGACCCATGAGGGGCTTGAGGATTTTTCCACGAGCTTTGAAAACGGTTCTACCGTTGCCTTCGCCGGACACTCCGGTGTGGGAAAATCCTCATTGATCAACACCCTTTTGGGCAGAGCTGAATTGAAAACCGGTTCACTACGGGAGAGCGATCTGCGAGGAAGGCACACAACCTCCCATAAAGAGTTGTTCTTTCTGGAAAGCGGAGCCATGGTGATCGATACCCCTGGCATGCGCGAGCTCCAGCTTTGGGGAAGTCCGCAGAACCTGGACGACACCTACGGCGAAATACATGAAGCTGCCCAACGATGCCGTTTCAATGACTGCTCCCACCAAAATGAACCCGGCTGCGCCGTGCGGGAACTGCTGATTGAAGGCTCGTTGGAAATGGAACGCTATGAAAACTACTTGGATATGCGTTCCGAACTTCTCTTCCTTGAGAGCAAAGTAAATGAAAAAAAGAATCATGATAGAAAGGCAAAAGAAAAAGCCCTTTCAAGATTGATTCGACAGTCACAAAAATACGGCAAAAGGCACTAA
- a CDS encoding response regulator gives MKILLVDDEIELVSAMAERLSIRGLDADWTDNGISAQELAAQNQYDVAVLDMKMPGLSGLELRRLLSEKYPDMKFIFLSGHGSEADFKAGCAEAAHYLIKPIQLEELVAKIQEIAG, from the coding sequence ATGAAGATATTACTTGTTGACGATGAAATTGAATTGGTTTCCGCCATGGCGGAAAGACTGTCGATTCGCGGGCTTGATGCGGATTGGACCGACAATGGGATTTCCGCACAGGAACTGGCCGCGCAGAATCAATATGACGTGGCAGTTCTTGACATGAAAATGCCGGGATTGAGTGGGCTTGAGCTTCGCCGCCTGCTCAGTGAAAAATACCCGGACATGAAATTCATTTTTCTTTCCGGGCATGGTTCCGAGGCGGATTTCAAGGCCGGGTGTGCCGAGGCTGCACATTACCTCATCAAACCCATTCAACTCGAAGAACTCGTGGCTAAGATCCAAGAGATCGCGGGTTAG
- the ruvC gene encoding crossover junction endodeoxyribonuclease RuvC, which yields MAGSGLVVIGLDPGSRVTGYGVVREISGQAELIVTGTIRTPVKKDMGTRLGVIFDRLAELIEAHGPVEAAIENVFVSKNPSSALKLGQARGAAMAACATHGLSVAEYEPTKVKKNLVGVGNAPKDQVAFMVAHCLGVKKPDWAEDASDALAVAICHLNERRMRKLTGM from the coding sequence ATGGCAGGCAGCGGATTGGTAGTCATCGGTCTGGATCCCGGTTCGCGGGTGACGGGCTACGGCGTTGTCCGGGAAATTTCCGGTCAGGCCGAACTCATTGTTACAGGCACCATCCGCACCCCCGTCAAGAAAGACATGGGCACACGGCTGGGCGTCATTTTCGACAGGCTGGCCGAACTCATTGAAGCACACGGCCCTGTCGAGGCCGCTATCGAAAACGTGTTCGTATCAAAGAACCCCTCGTCCGCCCTGAAACTCGGGCAGGCGAGGGGTGCTGCCATGGCGGCCTGTGCGACACACGGCCTCAGCGTCGCGGAATATGAACCCACGAAAGTAAAGAAGAATCTGGTCGGTGTCGGCAATGCGCCAAAGGATCAGGTCGCCTTCATGGTCGCACACTGTCTTGGTGTGAAAAAACCGGACTGGGCCGAAGATGCCTCGGACGCATTGGCCGTTGCGATTTGCCATCTCAACGAGCGCCGAATGCGTAAGTTGACCGGGATGTGA